tatgtgaccaaaacataaacttattaatagtttaatgactttgGGTATAGTTTACCTTAACCTCAAATATGTACAAAATATGATATTCATAGATGTTTTTAACCAACTAGTGTTGGATAGTGATAAGGCATATTGTATTATTGTGAAGAGAGTTTGGGTTCGAATATTGGAAACAACATTGTTAAGAGGAGTAACTATCAactccaaaaaaaattaattttcatagaCCATAAAACAAGCATAATAACTTCAACTTGtaaaaattaaaacctaaattataaacactaattataaaaaatcaaaattaaacttgaacactaaattgaataaatttatgtTGTAAAAAGAGTAAACATAAACATGTAAATCATGTAAAAAATTATAGTAAGTAATTTGtagaaattaaaacataaattagaGATCAATTTGATATAACTGAAAAATGCATaggacttaaaaataaaattaatctaaatagattaaattttgaataaatcatataataattttaaaattagcctaaaagaaaattttagaaagcTTCTTAAAAAGTGCGTTCCTTGGTTACCAAAAAATGTGTATTCCTATAATATAATATGTATGATTTCATAGGTAACAATTTTACATGTTGTAAtttctttgttttaaattttatttttctgaataAAAATTATTGTCTACagttattttcttaattttatttgcaAATCCagtagatgatttattattattcgTGAACGAATTAAAGAATAGGATAATAGATATTCCTCTTTTATCTTCCAAAATTTTGTTGGTAACGCCTTATCTTCCAAATTTCAACCTTATCtccaatttacaattatatagAGTTTAtcatttgtaatttaaaattttctgtttAGTTATCTTTTATATGATTACAAACCCTAGTGTAAAACCAAAGATATATGAGATAATTCATCTATATTAATTTACATTTAGAACTAGCCGTTTAGCTTAGCCACACGGCTCTTAACCCCTTTTTACTATTTGCTTAACAACCGGGTAATATTGTTACGCGTGTTCAGCAGACACTTAACCACTTTCCTTCACGGAAATGGACAACTTACACATTATACAACGTTTTTCCTTGCTGGCAATAGCCTGTTCTTAAAAGTACCGGTTATTGCCGGTACTCCGCATCTGCTACTCCTTTGCCTGTCGGTGGACTCAATACGGGATTTCAACTAATTCTGAATTTACAAATATACCCTCTACGcgagaagttttttttttttattctttaaactcaCAGTGGaattattttcaacttttttctaatttaataaattatttttttgattaattgaatcaattaaaatttaattattattatcaataaattaatattttgttttatttttttcataaacaaTTCTAACAAAccattagaatttaaaataataaaaagaaaaatacaagtCAAGACAGCCAATGTTGGGGCTTTCACAAAAGAAAATTAGTGAAAATAGTAACTAGAAATATGCTAGTAATAAATAACTACGGTACTATGTTTCATCATTTGATATGAGATCTGATggtattttttctttcaaaacacCACACACATAAAAGTAAAACACAAGTATTTACTATTTAACAACAATCATAACTGGTGCTCATTGAAAATTATTACTAACAACAAAAATACATCAATGAAAAGTAAGTTACAAAGAATTTCCCAGTTTACtcttaacaaaaaataaaaaataaaaattcccaGTCTAAATACCATCCTCAAGAAGTCAAAATTGCAAGAATCATACCTCTTTCAATGAAACAGTAGCTCCAAAATCTGTTCGTGCACAACGTATCTTCAAGGGCATAAGGAAACAGGATGCATGAACCAATGAAAATCTAAAGATCACCAAAAGCTTGAACTTGAATGATCCGATTATTATAGGTATTCTCCCAGTTCTATAGTTAGAAAACCAACCAATTATAGAACACAGGCATGGAATGTTAAACATACTGTTAATTGCATTTAACATGCCACAATCGGATGACAGCCCAAACTATATTATTCAATGAGCTGAATAGTTATTTCATCACCAATAGTCTCCACAAGAACAAAGACCATCTTTAAAATGATGGAACCGATTAGCATCCCTAACCACGATGACTCTCTCAGTGATCTTGGATATAAATTTAGTGGCAGTATGACAATCTACACAAACTCGTAGATTCTTGAAAATTCTAATTTCAGTTCCAGGGTCTGTAGCAATAAGACCAAAAGCAATGGCTAATTTCTCACTGTGAACATTTATCATCAGTTCCTTCTCTTCCTCTTCTACATCATGCAATGCGGTATCAATCTCAGTCTGAAACCCTGCTTCCTTCATTTTCCTTATTAATTTTTCTAGCATTGCATAGATTGCTGATGCTTGAGGATGGGACCGATCACCAGATGTAAATACATGTGGAGTTTCACCGATCTCAATTAGAGTGCATCCAGGAGTCTTTGCCAACTTCCTTTTCTTAACATCTTGCCGGACCGAAGCAGCCAGTCGATAATTCCTCTCAACTGAGTATAAATTTGACAGTAAAACATAATATCCTACACTTTCAGGATCCAATTCAAATAGCTTTTCGGAAGCCACACGAGCAATCTTTTTATCCTTGTGGATCACACAAGCACCAAGCAATGCACCCCATTCAGCAGCCCCTGGTTCAACTGGCATTTCCTTTATAAACTTTAAGGCATTTTCTAGTTGGCCAGCTCGGCCAAGGATGTCAACCATGCAGGCATAATGTTCAGGTAACGGCTTATAGTGATAATCATGGATCATAGACTGGAATATTTTTTCTCCTTCTTCCACCAAGCCAGCATGACTGCAAGCATATAAGAGAGAAAGAAATGTCACACCATTTGGTGTAACCCCAGAATGTGACATCTCAGAGAAGAGCTTTAGTGCATCCTGGCCCTGGCCATGAAGACCATAACCTGAAATCATTGCATTCCAAGTCACCACATTCTTCCCCACCATCAAGTCAAACAATTCTCGAGCCTCGCTAATGCCACCACATTTTGCATACATATCAATTAAAGCAGTTGAGACATACATGTTAGACTCAAAATTCTTGTTTTTAACTAGGCTATGTACCCATTTCCCCAGACTAAGAGCTCCAAGCTGAGCACAAGCTGAAAGAATACTTGTAACTGTGACAGGATTGGGACTAACTTTGGATCTCTGCATTTCTTGAAAAAGAGATATTGCTGCTTCAGTCAATCCATTTTGGGTGTACCCTGAGATCATAGCATTCCAAGAGGCTGGTGTTTTCTCTAAAGACTCATCGAAAAGCAGCCGTGCAGATTTAATCTCATTTAGTCTGCTATAAACAGTAGTTAATGCTGTTGAAACAGAAGGTTGTGAGAGGATACCAGATTTCACACAGAAACCATGAATACAGTCAGTGAGACTTAAATAACCAAAAGGATGAAAGACAGGAATCAACCCCACAATTGTGCTTGAATTGACCTTTTCCCCGGAACCAAGGAGTTGTTTAAAGAGCCTTACTGAACACTCACTCTCACCATTGCTAGTATACCCCGAAATCATTGCATTATAAGAAACCAAATCAGGTCTGCGTATCTCTCCAAACAATAACTTAGCTGCCTCAATGTCCCCACATTTTGAATACAATGAAATAAATCCGGTAAGCACATGAACATACGAATGAAACCCCAATTTTATAGCTAAACACTGAACCTCCATTCCCAAAGTCAATTCTTGCAGCTCAGCCAAAGCCGGTAAAATAGCTGCCACAGTGGTTGAATCCAACGGAATCCTACCATCTTTAAGCATACGCTCAAACACACAAACCGCATCATCAAAACAACAATTTCTAACCAACCCAGAAATCATAGAATTCCATGACACCGTATCTCTTACAGGCATTTTATCAAACATCTTTCGCGCCAAGTCAATCCGCCAATTCTTTAAGTAAAAATCAACAACGGCAGTGCCCACAAACAAATCCGATCCATACCCATCAACAACCGCATGTTGATGTAACAAAATCCCCACTTTCTCATCAGAAAGGGTTGAAGCAGATGCGATAGCGAAAGCGTAAGTGAAGTTATCAGGCTTGAGATGAGTGCATTTCCTCAAATGGGTGTAGAGCGAAATGGAATGGGCGTTAGAGAAGCCTTTAATGAGGACATTGAAAAGGAAGAGATCGGGGTTGTGGATGGAGAGGAATAGGTGACGTGCGTAGGAGGTGGCCTTGAGGTCGAAGAGCCTGTGAGTGAGTTTAGTAATGGTGGAGATATCATTTTGGAAGTCATTAAGGATGATCTGGGCGTGGGTTTGGGTGAGATGAGAAAGGGTTGTGGATTTCTTGAGTAGGTTGAGGAAAAAGTTTCGACTTCCTGTGGGGGAGTAAGTGCTTGTTATTGCGGACTTCATTAACATCTGCTTTGCTATGCAAACCAATAGTCGAACTCTCTCTCGCTTTGAATCATACCAGAGGTAAAATGGCGGGAAACAGAGAGCAATGGCAAATCCTGATAATTTTATTGAATCTGTTGATTTTGtgaataaaatttcataaaatttctaatatttaatattaaaaacgaTAGATAAAAGataactaataaaaaaaacataatggtGTTAACTAAATTGAAATTAACATTATTATCAACGCAGGTGAATTCGAGTGTGCTAAAATGTATTATTCTcataaatgttataaaatgttcTAGTATAGATATAATTAGAACCTATAGTTTTAACCATTTGAAacttttttaaatcaaaattaactcttgacctttttaaaaaaaaattgaattttgccattaatatttttaaaatagtcataatatatttttaacataaatattaattaaaacattaaatttttaaatacctCATCCAACATGTCAATTTGTGtgtattttatgtttgtttgttttttatttttttgattttttttgaatgttttataattttacgAGGAGTGTTAGGTTAGTTGCCACGCCAATAtcgttaaaaaaaataatgtattagttaacatttttatttaaaaaaaactatttgactctttttgaaatgttaataatcaaaattaacacGACAAAAGAATAAGGGCTAAGTtgacaaaaaataatattgagggttaaatttattattatatcaaaaataaattcaatagaaaaattgaaaattatataaattgattatatgCAATTTAACAACGGTGTTATACATTTATGTTTAGAGTTTGATACAAGAATATCTTTTATTTGAGTAACCACACTTTTGAATGGTAGCGGTTCTTGAGACTATCTCTAATGGTGGTGATGGTCGGACAATCAAAAAAATTTGAGCCCGGTGAATTGGAATCATCGGATTTGCGAAAcattattacatgttttatttcttttaattcgcTCATATTTGTATTGTTTCTAAACCATTAAATATCAtcatttaaactttttcttgTAGATTAAAAAATACACAGTGAATGACATAACTGCAAATCCATTGATTTGTTGTTTTAAGCAATTTCCATGGCTCAAGCATCCCCCTACTCATAAATGGAATTGGCATTGGCCCGACCAAGCTATTCTTTCAACACGGGGATTACTTAAATTTTCAATGGATTAATGTTCCTCAACACCAaaggaaaatagaagaaaattggAATGCTGTAGAGAACATAAAAATTTAGCAGTTACACGGAGGTGATCACAAAGTTGAGCTATTTTCAATTGAATGACAAAACTTATAGTTGGTAGAATGAATATATAACTACACAAAACTTTCACTCTAATTTTATTCTGTCTTGTGCATCTCCATTCTTGTTTGTTCATACATCACATACCATAATCTAAAAGAACCACGCAAGATGATTTTTTTTCAACAGTTAATGCCACACATTGTAGTGTCTGGTCCTTTGGTTTTCATCACAAATGGATCAATTCGGACCCAAAGCAAGGAGAAGATTGAAGCCAATAGCACTGACCATATAACAACAATGGTTGGTGTCCGGTTTTGTCTCCCCATTAAACCTTTGAGGAATGGATAGAGATGGACAATCACCCAGAAAGAGAAGAAGAGCTTCCCAAAAAGAGGTCCCCATGATTGGTATCCATTGTTTATGGCATCCGAGATGCCTGCAACGACACCGACTAAATTGATGATTAAGACGGTAGTAGGAGGAATTAGAAGGGTTGTCCATTTGAAAGTATACAATTCCCCGAACTCCTCGTCATCAGTTGCCTTGGATGTGACAGTGAAATTAGTGTCAATACCAGCTAGAACTTTCAACAAGCCTTGGATAACAGCGAACAAATGTGCCGAAATGCCACCGATGACCCAAAATTGCTCATTCCTCCACCATTCTTCAATGCTTACTCCACTCCACCTTAGCTCGAGAATACCAGTTGCAAAGATTGAAAGAAACAAGGCAATGAAGAATAGACTTGCAAAGGTGCTTATCTGTATGAACAAGAAAATAAGAACATTAGCAGGTAAAACTATTTAAACTTCAAATCATTAAAGAAGAGTTTGTTTATTTACCGGTGGCATGATAAATTTATCGGTAAGTAAACAGATTGCCGGTAGGGTACAATAGGCGAGAAGTGGTAAAGATGTGAAGGGGTAGATGGTTGTGTTGACATATGCGAATCGTTCAAGCCATTTTAGCTTTCCTCCCTTGAAACCATACCATGCTGGGCAATGATGACTAAAGAAAATTTCAACAGAACCGAGTGCCCATCGAAGGACTTGGTTTAGACGATCCGATAGATTGATGGGAGCTGAACCCTTGAATGCAGGCAACTTTGGCATGCAGTATATTGATCTCCATCCACGGCAATGCATCTTGAATCCTGTTAAGATATCTTCTGTAATCGAGCCGTAAATCCAGCCAAGCTGCACGTACAAAAGATACATAAGTCTTAGTGTTTAAACTTGAAAAACATTATAAAGTTTCAAGTGGTTGGCAATGGCATTTTAAGTACCTCGCTTCCCCATTCTGTTTTGTCTTCATAACCACAACTAATTACATGAATGGCTTCTTTGAGCAAAGCTGCGGGGCTTGAAGAAGGAGGGACACCACCTTGTTCCATCAGTGTTGAAGTTACAAAAATGGCTGATTGTCCAAATTTCTTTTCAAAGTTCATGTGGGACATCAATAACTCCTTGTCATCTTTGGCTGCTGTTAGTATATAAAAAAGATTTTGAAGTTAGGCGAAGCGAATAAACAATATAAGAAATGTAATGCCATTGGTAACAACCTTCTAGGCTTAGACCATTTGCATTTCCACCATCCTTAGAGTGCTTTTTGTCCTTTCTGCGGCGTCCAAAACAAGGGCAGCAACCACAGGTTACCATTTTCGGGCGCTTAGGTCCCTTTGGAGGTTCATAACCATAAAGAGCTTGCCTTCTGAAAACACACCCCGTGCCGACATATACAGGGCCTTGTATACCATCTAGACCTTTCATGTTAATCTGCAGAAACCAGAGAACAAGAGTTAAAaaggtttgattcatttattagtCCTTAAATCATCTTATAGCGTACAAGAACATGCTGCACTTACATCAAAGAAAACTGTGTTCCGATTGGCATATCGATCATGTCTATCAATACCATCGAAACGTTGAGGGAATTGGACATAGCAAACCTTTCTTCCAATTTGAGGGTCCATCAAGAAACACATAGCCTCTCTTACAGCCTTGCTGTTATTTAAATAATGGTCACAATCCAAGTTCAACATAAAAGGAGCATTTGTGAGCACCCCCGAGACCCGAACCTGAAATTTTTGTATagaattaacataattattatcaaataaagtAGGGTCTTAGAAAGGAAGGGGAACTTGAATGAAACAGGAGTTAGCAAATGCTTAAGATCTTTACAAGGGCGTTCATGGCACCAGCTTTCTTGTGATGCAAGAAACCAGGCCTTTTCTCTCGAGATACATAGACGAGACGAGGAAGCTCATTTCCTTCGGTATCATGGCCTCCACTTTGACCGAGAAATACTTGAATCATACCAGGGTGATCTTTAGTATTGTTTCCTGGCCATGGTGTCCCATCTTGCATGATCCACCCTTCTGGAGGAACCTTTTGGGCTTTGGCTACAAGTGCATTTATCCTAACCTTGAATTCTTCATATTCTCTCTGTTAAAGCACCATGaaaaaatggttatttttacaTAAACCAGCTCACTGCAACTTAAAACTCTGAATTTTTTGCATACAAACAGACCTTCATAGCTCGACGCTCCTTCACGAATGTCGGCTGGACTTTGTCTTTGAGGTAATCAACTTTTAAAGTAAAGTACATCTCCGGTGCTCGGGGCTCTATAGCAAATTTCTTACAGAACGGCACCCATTTTCTAGCAAATTCAGCTGTTTGAGACAATGATTCAAAGGTGAGCATGGAAGCACCATCGTCAGAAATGTAACAAGAGATTTTATCCACTGGATAGTCCATGGCCAAGATCGATAGAACTGTATTCGCTGTTACTAGAGGAGGTTCCTTCAATGGATCCACTGTACTGACAAAAATATCAACAGAAGCAAGCATGTTGGGCTCACCTTCCCTCTCATACCTGCATCAAACATTAATTATGAGCTCAAATCAATGCTACACTGTTCACTAGAACATTGTGAAATCTGTTTACCTGAGGGAAAGGCGATCGAGATACGTCTCGCGGTCAATAGGGAACCATTTAGGGAACTGATCAAGGATCCATGAAAAGGCAAACCAGATTTCACAGATCACGGAAGTTAGCCAAAGCCCAATTGCATCATGTACCGGGTTCAAAATCCGATAGCGAAGAAAGAAAGCAAGGATAACTAGACGAGCCACAATCACCATACGATAAGGATTGATTTTGCTCGATGCAATTGGCACTTTCCTTGACAATGGCTGCCTAGCTTCATCAAGCCTGTAAAGAAGGTTCTGCATGAGAAAAACTCATACAAATTCTTTTTCACATGGAAGCACATAATAGCCATAATTACTTACATAGCCATGTCAGCATCATAGGCATCATCAGGTTCAGGACCCAAATTCCCTTGCTGCATTTTCCAATCATCCATCCTTTCTCTCCATCCTCCCTCTTTCTTTTCATCCCATCTTGCACTTCCTTTTGTTTGGCAAATATTTAATACATTATAGATgtaatacaaaataaatatatatatacaagtacttTTAGATAATACAAGATTAAAAGCATACCAGGTTCAGACATAGGATATGGATGAACTCGTTTATTTGACATGTGTTCCCCATAAGCAAGAGAGCTTCCTATTGGGAACTCCCCGCTCACCGGCCGAGATTGAACACCAGATAAACCGGGTGGGATTTGCAAACTTTCATCGTCTTCAGGGCCTCTCCCGTAGCTCATCTTTCCATGAAGCATCGATTCAGCGATATTTCTATACTTGTTTTGTTCATCATCAATGTTGAATTCATGTTCGATATCATCCACATcctcttcatcttcatctcccTCCACCCTAGGACTCCCTTCACCGTACAATCAAAACCGAAGGGGAAATGAAATGTGAGTTTATTTCGAAGAATCAATGGCGGCTGCACCAAAGGATGTAAATGAGTAAATGGCAATACCTTTGAGGCGCTTGTATCTAGTTTTGCATTGAGGACATTGTTGACTCCCTTCTCTCCTTTCATACTCATAACAAGGCCTACAAACTGGAAAACCACACTCGTTGCAGGCCACGAAAAGATCTCCATCGACAGTCAACCCAATTTCATCACCACAAATCTCACAAACTTGACCATCCAAGTTCTTCAGAGGTTTAGGCTGAAATGCACcacaaacacaaacacaaaatcAAAACCCATCTCAAAAAAAAGGTGTAAGTGAACTGTTCCATAAAGCTGACGTTCTTTTACCTCTTCATGGCCATGAATGACAACAAGTTCATTGCGGTTGTGAGAGCCCGCGACGAGTCCGGCGCTGGCTTCCATTGGAAGATATGAAAGGAGGGAATGAATGAATGAGGAACAATACAATGGAGAGAAGAGATGAAATAGAGTTTTGTTGGGAGCTGAACATGTGCCTTAAGGGACTGCGTTCGTTTGTTGCAGAGTCTACATTGCCTTGAAGTTAAGCTTTCCTCTGTCTTCTTTTTTTCAACTACCATTGCCTTCCCTGCTTTTACAAGTTTCAAGCTTCAGCGACCTCCCAGCTGTCTATTTTTCATCATTGCTTTTTCTTCTTGCCCGTAATTGAATCATGTTTGGGTTGCCTGCCGAATTTCCAAAGGCTTTTTCAGATactgtaaataaatatatatttcattgatCTTTTCCGATATCATAAGTATTTTCATTGAATTACTTAGTGGTAATGTAAAAGTAAAACTAAAATATCAATTCAGAGAAGGGTGATACTAAATTTGATCCGTGTAGAAGGCGAAACAGTCAAAATTGATGTGAAAGAATATTTTATCATCAAAATTCTGGTCACCGTGTAACAATTTTCCAAGTGCatacaacatttttttaatttctattttagtctcatattaatatacattcttctttttttaatatattttttttacgctacatgaaatttatttatttattttttggaacATTTCTAAGAATAGAAGCGTAGATGGGTTGATCTAAAGACACCAATTAAATGCTGAATCCGATGTTAGCATCAAAtatgagtgtatatatatataacatcatataaaataactatttgggagtaaatattaatatttaaaaaataaaaaatctgaaaaaacTATATGTGAATACATGTTAAATAttactattttcttttaaataaaaatttctcaATAAAATAGTCAAGATCATGAATAACTAAAACTAGTTAAAACATTacccaaaatgaaattttttgggaTAAAATTTAGCATGATTAATATcgtatcaaaaaaaaaaatatatttatattgaaatatatattaatatttgcaTTTGTTTCGAATCTaaattacatattataaaaatggcattaaaattagtattaaaattaataataaaatttaatatctaaaaatatcttttaaataaccTTAAATAATTTTCTTCAAAAGAGAACTCGTATACAGGTACATCGTAATTAGACCAATTAAAAGCCTTTGATGCTGTTGAAAACAGAATTAAAATACAAGCAATATTGGAATACGAGACCCCGAAACTATACAatacaacaaaattaataaatatatatttagctTTATTTGGTGGTGGAAATGGTgataaaaatgaagaagaagaacgTGAGAAGCATGCTTGAGGATGGAAGAACTTAAAAGCAAAGCAAAAGTAGCAATCGTTAGGTAAAGACATGTTGAAATCTCTCCATCTAATATTGTAGACAAGCCTCCCACCGTTTTATATACTAACTCAGACTACAAATTTTATGATTTCTCATTGAATTGAACCGTTGATGATGCAGTCAAAAATTTCAGCACTGATACCCACCAACAAAATTTCCTTAAGTCTATGAGCAACGCATGAAGCTCGCAAAGATTATCATCAGGTGACTGCTGTGATTGCTAGAATCTAGCATTTTTCAAAATGGGTGAAAGGAATAGCAGGGCATGGTGGTGACTAAAGCTGTTATATCAATGTTGGTTTTACAGGTGTCAATCAACATGTTTAATATACTTTGTTTGGGTCATGCCAACTTCTTTAAAGAAATACACAATATCAACATAAGgagctttaaaaaaaattaaggttaaaaatatcaaataagttttctgaaaataattttaaaataattaattacctatTTGTTATAAGTTGACCCAATTAAGtcctttgaattattatttgtaCTTAAATCGAGCTATTTgaattcattttttattagaaattCATAATGAGTCGTTAAGTGATAATATGGTAACTTACATGATGACTaacatgaaaatatgattttggggtAATTGATATGGTAAGTTAACATAACATggagggcttaattgatttttattttattttatgaaagtttaattaatttttagtccttttttaaaaaaaaactaagtctTTCATGTCATTATTTTTTCTTGTCATTAGGGGTGTGCAAATTTCAGATAAAAtcgaattaatttggttaatagaCTGATTCGGTTAATCGGTTAACCAACCAAACTAATTCGGTTGGaatcggttaataattttttgaatgttcagttaacggttaatttggtttgaaatcggtcggttaatcgaattaacataattaaataaataatattataatatataagtattcggtcggttcggttaattttttgaaaatataaattaattggtcagttaagtcggttaattttttttatatattttatacttgttttaaccaaaaataaaatgacatataaatattggttaatttggttaaccgactgaattaaccgaaaaagtTCGGTTcggttatttttttgaaaaaaatttggttcggttattttttttgaaaacaaattcagttcggttaacggttaagggtttaaaagggtcagttaattcggttaatggtaGTTCGAGTTGGTTAACTGATTGAACACCGCTACTCGTCATCTTGCTATGTCAACTGTCTTCT
The sequence above is drawn from the Gossypium hirsutum isolate 1008001.06 chromosome A05, Gossypium_hirsutum_v2.1, whole genome shotgun sequence genome and encodes:
- the LOC107958683 gene encoding cellulose synthase A catalytic subunit 7 [UDP-forming] isoform X2; the encoded protein is MEASAGLVAGSHNRNELVVIHGHEEPKPLKNLDGQVCEICGDEIGLTVDGDLFVACNECGFPVCRPCYEYERREGSQQCPQCKTRYKRLKGSPRVEGDEDEEDVDDIEHEFNIDDEQNKYRNIAESMLHGKMSYGRGPEDDESLQIPPGLSGVQSRPVSGEFPIGSSLAYGEHMSNKRVHPYPMSEPGSARWDEKKEGGWRERMDDWKMQQGNLGPEPDDAYDADMAMLDEARQPLSRKVPIASSKINPYRMVIVARLVILAFFLRYRILNPVHDAIGLWLTSVICEIWFAFSWILDQFPKWFPIDRETYLDRLSLRYEREGEPNMLASVDIFVSTVDPLKEPPLVTANTVLSILAMDYPVDKISCYISDDGASMLTFESLSQTAEFARKWVPFCKKFAIEPRAPEMYFTLKVDYLKDKVQPTFVKERRAMKREYEEFKVRINALVAKAQKVPPEGWIMQDGTPWPGNNTKDHPGMIQVFLGQSGGHDTEGNELPRLVYVSREKRPGFLHHKKAGAMNALVRVSGVLTNAPFMLNLDCDHYLNNSKAVREAMCFLMDPQIGRKVCYVQFPQRFDGIDRHDRYANRNTVFFDINMKGLDGIQGPVYVGTGCVFRRQALYGYEPPKGPKRPKMVTCGCCPCFGRRRKDKKHSKDGGNANGLSLEAKDDKELLMSHMNFEKKFGQSAIFVTSTLMEQGGVPPSSSPAALLKEAIHVISCGYEDKTEWGSELGWIYGSITEDILTGFKMHCRGWRSIYCMPKLPAFKGSAPINLSDRLNQVLRWALGSVEIFFSHHCPAWYGFKGGKLKWLERFAYVNTTIYPFTSLPLLAYCTLPAICLLTDKFIMPPISTFASLFFIALFLSIFATGILELRWSGVSIEEWWRNEQFWVIGGISAHLFAVIQGLLKVLAGIDTNFTVTSKATDDEEFGELYTFKWTTLLIPPTTVLIINLVGVVAGISDAINNGYQSWGPLFGKLFFSFWVIVHLYPFLKGLMGRQNRTPTIVVIWSVLLASIFSLLWVRIDPFVMKTKGPDTTMCGINC
- the LOC107958683 gene encoding cellulose synthase A catalytic subunit 7 [UDP-forming] isoform X1, with product MEASAGLVAGSHNRNELVVIHGHEEPKPLKNLDGQVCEICGDEIGLTVDGDLFVACNECGFPVCRPCYEYERREGSQQCPQCKTRYKRLKGSPRVEGDEDEEDVDDIEHEFNIDDEQNKYRNIAESMLHGKMSYGRGPEDDESLQIPPGLSGVQSRPVSGEFPIGSSLAYGEHMSNKRVHPYPMSEPGSARWDEKKEGGWRERMDDWKMQQGNLGPEPDDAYDADMAMLDEARQPLSRKVPIASSKINPYRMVIVARLVILAFFLRYRILNPVHDAIGLWLTSVICEIWFAFSWILDQFPKWFPIDRETYLDRLSLRYEREGEPNMLASVDIFVSTVDPLKEPPLVTANTVLSILAMDYPVDKISCYISDDGASMLTFESLSQTAEFARKWVPFCKKFAIEPRAPEMYFTLKVDYLKDKVQPTFVKERRAMKREYEEFKVRINALVAKAQKVPPEGWIMQDGTPWPGNNTKDHPGMIQVFLGQSGGHDTEGNELPRLVYVSREKRPGFLHHKKAGAMNALVRVSGVLTNAPFMLNLDCDHYLNNSKAVREAMCFLMDPQIGRKVCYVQFPQRFDGIDRHDRYANRNTVFFDINMKGLDGIQGPVYVGTGCVFRRQALYGYEPPKGPKRPKMVTCGCCPCFGRRRKDKKHSKDGGNANGLSLEAAKDDKELLMSHMNFEKKFGQSAIFVTSTLMEQGGVPPSSSPAALLKEAIHVISCGYEDKTEWGSELGWIYGSITEDILTGFKMHCRGWRSIYCMPKLPAFKGSAPINLSDRLNQVLRWALGSVEIFFSHHCPAWYGFKGGKLKWLERFAYVNTTIYPFTSLPLLAYCTLPAICLLTDKFIMPPISTFASLFFIALFLSIFATGILELRWSGVSIEEWWRNEQFWVIGGISAHLFAVIQGLLKVLAGIDTNFTVTSKATDDEEFGELYTFKWTTLLIPPTTVLIINLVGVVAGISDAINNGYQSWGPLFGKLFFSFWVIVHLYPFLKGLMGRQNRTPTIVVIWSVLLASIFSLLWVRIDPFVMKTKGPDTTMCGINC
- the LOC107958682 gene encoding pentatricopeptide repeat-containing protein At4g30700, whose protein sequence is MLMKSAITSTYSPTGSRNFFLNLLKKSTTLSHLTQTHAQIILNDFQNDISTITKLTHRLFDLKATSYARHLFLSIHNPDLFLFNVLIKGFSNAHSISLYTHLRKCTHLKPDNFTYAFAIASASTLSDEKVGILLHQHAVVDGYGSDLFVGTAVVDFYLKNWRIDLARKMFDKMPVRDTVSWNSMISGLVRNCCFDDAVCVFERMLKDGRIPLDSTTVAAILPALAELQELTLGMEVQCLAIKLGFHSYVHVLTGFISLYSKCGDIEAAKLLFGEIRRPDLVSYNAMISGYTSNGESECSVRLFKQLLGSGEKVNSSTIVGLIPVFHPFGYLSLTDCIHGFCVKSGILSQPSVSTALTTVYSRLNEIKSARLLFDESLEKTPASWNAMISGYTQNGLTEAAISLFQEMQRSKVSPNPVTVTSILSACAQLGALSLGKWVHSLVKNKNFESNMYVSTALIDMYAKCGGISEARELFDLMVGKNVVTWNAMISGYGLHGQGQDALKLFSEMSHSGVTPNGVTFLSLLYACSHAGLVEEGEKIFQSMIHDYHYKPLPEHYACMVDILGRAGQLENALKFIKEMPVEPGAAEWGALLGACVIHKDKKIARVASEKLFELDPESVGYYVLLSNLYSVERNYRLAASVRQDVKKRKLAKTPGCTLIEIGETPHVFTSGDRSHPQASAIYAMLEKLIRKMKEAGFQTEIDTALHDVEEEEKELMINVHSEKLAIAFGLIATDPGTEIRIFKNLRVCVDCHTATKFISKITERVIVVRDANRFHHFKDGLCSCGDYW